The Planctellipticum variicoloris DNA window TGAGACGCCAGTGTCGCCACAAGCCTTTTCGGGGGAACGTGTTAAGGCTCGCTTTCGGCGAATTTCGACGGGTGCGATCCGCCGCGCCGCGGTTGCTGAGTGAATGTCGGCCCGTTGTCTTGCAAACGACGCGGGGGGAATCTAGCATCTGGGGTTCCGTCGCGGATTCGTCCGCGACGGGTGTTTTTGCGGGATCTGTGAACTTGCGAACACACTTCCTGCCGCATTTGGAATATCCGGCTGGGCGATCAGCCGCAGAATCTTGACAAATTGACGCGCCGGGCGCGGGGCACGCCGCCTCGATTTACCGGCCCTTGGATTGCGGGAGCAGTTGACGTGACGATCGACAAGAGCCTGAAGCGGAAGGGGCGTCTGGCCCGTACCCGCAACGTGTTGCAGCGACACGAGCGGATCGCCCAGATGAAGACCGATGAGAAGTGGGTCGAGGGAACCGGTCCGTTCGGGCTGCCCAAATTGCGGATCGTGAAGCTTGTCGTCGGCAAGAAGAAAAAGAAAAAGACCGCAGAACCGGGCGGTAAGGACGATAAGAAGAAGGCCGCCAAGAAGAAGTAGGCGGACGACTCGTCGCACACGGCAGCCGACGGTTCGTCCTCTGCTGCTGATTCGCTCAAAGCCTTGGTGGTCCGGAAACCAACTGTTTCCCTGCCGCCAGGGCTTTGTTGCATTGGTGCGGGTCCGCGGACGGGCGGATTCGCACTGCCATGCAACGGCCGCTGCAGACCGTGGCGAAGGAAGGATCCTTCGTGGTTTGCGCTGGCGTCGGGGAGGCGCAACGCGCACAACCTGGGCCAGGGACGGTACCTCATGCTGCGAGCTCTCCGCGGAATCGGCGGGGCATTGCCCCGTTATCGGACCCGCCGCCACCTGCAGGCGTTTCTGGCCAGCACGCGTCGCTGCCGGGAGACCCAGGCCGCGACGCTGGCACAGATTTTGACGCTGAACGCCGCCAGCGACTTCTCCCGCGAACGGGGACTGACCGGCTCGCTGACGGCCGCCGAGTTCCGTCGCCGGATTCCGGTTGGCGACTTCGAAACGGTCCGGCCGTACGTGGAGCGACTGAAGACCGGCGAATTCTCGGCTCTGCTGGGACCGCAGAACCGGCTGCTGATGTTCACGCTCAGCAGCGGGACGACGGCCGAAAGCAAGTACATCCCGATTACGGATCAGTTCCTGAAGTCCTATCGCCACGGCTGGCAGTCGTGGGGCATCTGCGCGATGGACGCGCACCGGAAACTGCATCAGCAGGACATCCTGCAACTGGCAAGCGACTACGATCAGTTCCGGACTCCCGCCGGCACCCCCTGCGGCAACATCAGCGGGCTGGTCGGCGCCATGCAGAGCCCCGTCGTGCGGCTGATGTACGCCGCCCCGCAGGAGATCACGAAACTCACCGAGCCCGAGGCCAAACAGTACGCGACGCTGCGGATTGCGGCGATGAACCGTCATGTCGGGCTGGTGATGACCGCCAATCCCAGCACGCTCATTCAGATCGCCCGGCTGGCAGATCGGGAGCGACAGACGCTGATCCGCGACATCGCCGACGGGACGCTGGATCGCCGTTTCGATCTGGGGGAGGCGATACCGCCGGGGCTCCGGCGGCGACTGACGCGCCGCGACCGCGTCCGTGCGAAGGAACTGGAACGAGCCGTCGAACAGACCGGGCATTTGTATCCGCGCGACATCTGGCCCGAACTGACGCTGGCCGGCGTCTGGACCGGCGGCAGCGTCGGGGCCTATCTGGAAACGATGCGCCCGCTGTATGGCAATATCCCCGTTCGTGACCACGGACTGTCGGCCAGCGAAGGGCGCATGACGATTCCGCTGCAGGACGAAACGTCGGCCGGAATCCTGGACATCGGCTCGCATTACTTCGAGTTCATCCCCGAGGAAGAACACGGGAAACCGGATCCGCTGGTTCTGGAAGCGCACGAACTGGAGGCGGGGCGGAACTACTTTATCCTGCTGACCACGGTCTCGGGGTTGTACCGGTACGATATCCGCGATGTCGTCCGCTGCAGCGGATACCACGAAACGACGCCCCTGCTGGAATTCCTGCACAAGGGGGCGCATATCGCCAACATCACGGGCGAAAAACTCTCCGAATCGCAGGTTGTCTCCGCCGTGAAAACGATTACTCAGCGACGGCAGGTGGACTTGGGCCACTTTACCGTCTCGCCGGTCTGGGGCGATCCGCCGCGGTATCGAATGCATCTGGAGTCGGTCCACATGCCGGACGATGCGGTGTGGCAGTCGATTCTGCGGGACGTCGACACGGAGCTGCAGCGGTTGAACTGCGAGTACCACGAAAAGCGGAAAACGGCCCGCCTGGAACCTCTCGACGGCCAGTTGCTGCCGCCGGGGACCTGGCACACGTTCGCGCGCAGCCGGCAGAACCGGCTGGGTGGCAGCGTCGAGCAGTACAAGCATCCCTGCCTGCTGCCGGACCTGCAGTTCAGCGAACGGCTGTGGCG harbors:
- a CDS encoding GH3 auxin-responsive promoter family protein; its protein translation is MLRALRGIGGALPRYRTRRHLQAFLASTRRCRETQAATLAQILTLNAASDFSRERGLTGSLTAAEFRRRIPVGDFETVRPYVERLKTGEFSALLGPQNRLLMFTLSSGTTAESKYIPITDQFLKSYRHGWQSWGICAMDAHRKLHQQDILQLASDYDQFRTPAGTPCGNISGLVGAMQSPVVRLMYAAPQEITKLTEPEAKQYATLRIAAMNRHVGLVMTANPSTLIQIARLADRERQTLIRDIADGTLDRRFDLGEAIPPGLRRRLTRRDRVRAKELERAVEQTGHLYPRDIWPELTLAGVWTGGSVGAYLETMRPLYGNIPVRDHGLSASEGRMTIPLQDETSAGILDIGSHYFEFIPEEEHGKPDPLVLEAHELEAGRNYFILLTTVSGLYRYDIRDVVRCSGYHETTPLLEFLHKGAHIANITGEKLSESQVVSAVKTITQRRQVDLGHFTVSPVWGDPPRYRMHLESVHMPDDAVWQSILRDVDTELQRLNCEYHEKRKTARLEPLDGQLLPPGTWHTFARSRQNRLGGSVEQYKHPCLLPDLQFSERLWRDHALPLMQNESTVRRPHFLGGRRGSLATANDELQDAS
- a CDS encoding small basic protein; translated protein: MTIDKSLKRKGRLARTRNVLQRHERIAQMKTDEKWVEGTGPFGLPKLRIVKLVVGKKKKKKTAEPGGKDDKKKAAKKK